The DNA sequence GGCTCTTGTGTGCGGACTTTCCTGTGAAAAGTATAACATGAGTGTGAAAAGTGAGAATGAGGATTTAAAGGGAGTTAGTGTACAAAAAATTATGTTCATTTACCTTTCAGTCTCTTCTCTCTCTTCTGTCCCATTAGGACTTTAGAACAGacatagaaaataataatacaattaaatatgtacctatgtaatttattaaataatctaGACATTCTGAGTCCAGAAATGAATTTTTATTACATGAATATTTTGCTCATAATCAGCCCGTAAtggtccactgctgaacatctGCCAAAATTAGTTCCACAGCAGACTGTCCTCTCACCTAGTCACTACTGTCTACCTGTTTCGCATTTTAGTGCCTTTTAACACTTTTAACACCGGGTCAGAAAAAATAAGACTCACTTCTCAATGCCCATCCGCTTCCGCCGTACGATGTGCAGGATGCGGCCCGCCGTGAACAGCCGCGCCGACGAGAACCGCCGCGCGAACACGTTGCGCGACAGCAGCGCCGCCTCCTGGGGGAAAATAAATAGCGGTtggtttataattaataatgctaaTAATACCTGAGGCGGTTCACACACTTGAACTTGACCGCGCACAGTCGCGGTTGGCAGATTATCATTGTATGCAAAAATGACAGTTTATATAGAAAAAACGCTGCCACCGCTTCACCGCGCGGAAATTCCGCAATCCGCGCGGTGAAGCGCTGAAGTGTGTGAACCGCCTAATGTAGGTAAAATACAGAATGGGAATTTTGTTGAATGTTCACCCACATTACATCAACCAATATACAGAGTGGGAATTTTACTAGTGTATTTTTGTCGGTAGGTcattgtaagtattttgtcACTTTTAGGAAACTAAAGCGTAATAATTTCATAGTAGTTAACTAATTTGAATGGACCGGACTCACATAGTTACAGGGTGCACTTAGGGAAATATCTTTGCACCCTATTAAGTTTTCTTACATTAACTGTATTGCCACAAAAATCTGGTTAACGCGTGTTTAACACGGTATTTGACTGATATTAAATTTGCTAAATAtttgaagttttatttttgtggtAAGACCGTCGATGTTGTTTAGTTTAGTTAGTTACAATGtcaacaaatatttaaactgCACGGTTATTAAAACAACTAAACCAAAATGACCAAAAAagcataaaaattaaaacttaccACTTAGTAGGCCACTACCAcaactacttacctaccacTTACTTAGATACTTTCTGTGTACTTTTACGTTATCGTTACCCTTTTTTTGCACACAACACAGCTCCTAAACTCTAGTCGTGATCTTATTTAAATGATTGTAAACATCAAAGTGACAGTTATTCAGGTGTTGACAAATGTAAAAGATGAACTTCAAATAGAACTATCATTGATTTAGTGTCCTCTTTGATTTGGCGGCATTACAATGTTTGCAATTTGACTTTGAGTCTTATAAGGTGCTCGTTCTTATCAAAAGCAAAatgtagttaggtacctacttataatattataatgacaGAATAACTGCACcttgaaaaaagttttttatgtttgtttacaatcatttaAATACGATCACGACTCGAGTATAGCGGTAACTACATcataaaacaaatgacagaAGATGTATCCTTAGACAGATCATAGTTTAACAAACAAAGAAGAAAACCTCTCCATACAATTATATAACTAGCCAATATCacaatttaacaataatatgACATCAAGTTCTGAGTGATTTCACATTATGTTCAAAGCAATAGGTCACGAGTGTGAAACATGAAATATACAAAGTAACGAAATGAGCTCACAAaacttcattctgaacaagttTTAACCATTTCATAAGGTCTTAGAACAAAATTTGCTCATAATGATGTATCTTTACATTATGTACTACAACACCTTTACATTATGTACTAGAACTAACTAAGTTTACCATGAAACCAATGAAAGTGACGCACACAAACACAGCGGAACAAAAACCAAAGCGGCACACAGCACACTGCAACGGCACACGAAGACACCTGTAGTAAAATCGTTTCAACTGACAGCACTCACGGTGGAGACACTCTGTATGAGGAGAGCGTCCGAGGAGTCGTCTGACGGCGGAGCCTCCAGTTCCTCAGGCCGTCTCCAGGTGGACTCGAGATCGCGAGCTGGTACTCCGAACAGTGCGTAGCCAAAGCCGTTCAGCATTATTCGGTACTGGAATGTAGAGGTTTTGGAGTTTTATGGTTGgtaaaaagaaagaaattttgtaaaaactgTAACgcatataaaaaattatacaaactATGTAACAAAGCTCATTAGTGTGTTATTTGCTAAAACAAATTTCAACTTATCAAGTGCAATTTTCGTCAAACTGAATTTTCTCATATATTCAGTTATCATCTCACCTTAGGCAGTTTTGTAGCGTGGATGGTCTGTATGACCTTGGTCCTGAGGTTCTCTATGCTGTGCACGGACAGCCTCATCACCAGGTCGTCTCCAACGCCGACGGTTAGTACAAAACTCTCGGTGTACCGCGCCGCCTCCCGGCTAATTAGACCAGCTGGGAACAAacattatgttatttaaagAATACTTACTCAGAAATAAAGGAACAGTATGTTATTTAAAGAAAATGAGTGGGTAGTAGGTAACTCAGAAATAaaggtaaaataattttatttcaactgtAGGACGCTCCCTATCCCTGCCTCTGGACCAATGACACTAGACAGAGTTGTCATTTTAAAGATTCTcagaaacaaaagaaaaatatttttatctaaaAAAGTAGTGTAGGACGCTGTCCCCGTTGCTGTTGCTGGACCAAAGATAGTAGACAGGTAGGCGGTAGTGGGTGGATGCTAAGGCAGTGTTTTTAGGAGTAACGGTGAAAGCAATTAGTGATACTGAGTAACTACTCTATCTCAAAGttatgtatttaggtatattgatTAATAATGCTTACCTGGGGTTGAAAAGGCAAATACTTTCAGATGAGGATACTTTGGTCTTAACTTTAAAGCTACTAATACTGCTACTCCTGCACCCAAACTGTGACCTGAAAATGGAAACGTCtcgttataaaatatttaatggcTCTCTTAAATTGTAAGTGCTATTACGTTTTGGCAGAATACGGGATTCGGGCTGTCGTTAAACGTAAACAGGGTCGTTCGTTATTCATAGGGTGGTTGGCCTTTTGGGTTGCGGCTAATAAAATGTGCATTACATTGTGCTCAATCATCAGTAGCTCCAAGTATTGATTCACATATTTTACTAGCCATAAATGGTCACCTTTTTGGGGTTGGAAGGAcatgtgtgagtgtgtgaaATAGTGACGTATGGCCTTAGAAATGGGTACGGcatatttactaatttgtACTATTCACATTGGGATTTAACATTTAACGCACGCTTTAACAGGACAtttcaataatattaatgACCAAAAGGGATTattaatacaaaaattgtTCTGCTTATTGATAATGTGTGTACTAtaaatcctactaatattataaatgcgaaagtttaagagtatgtgtgtatttttgtaacttcttCACGTCGAAACGCCTGCgccaattttaataaaatttggtgAGGAGTAAGCAGACACcatggattaacacataggctactttttatcgcagATTCCCACTTTAACAGCTAGTACAGTCAGcagcataagtagctatacacttttgtaccttgtcactCTGAAATCGCCTATCCAATCATTGAACAAATTGACTATTCGTcactttgacaaggtacagaagtttataacgacttatgcagctgactgtacaagaTAACTCCAGCTGACCTGTTAAGATGAGGTCGTAGTGCGGGAACTGCTGGAAAGCGCGGTCCAGCACCGGCGAGAGCCGCTTCAGCAGCTTGGCCGCGCCCATCGACATGCCCTTGTGCGCCGCCGTGTCTTCCGGGAGACCTGGGAATGTAGACCGAATTATATTTAGAAGGACCGGAAAATATTTCGaagatgattataaaattaccACAGAGCTAGCAAGCTCGGAAACCGTTATGTAAaactgaaatttattttaattattgctgTTGTTCATCATACTAACAACGTCAAACTAGGCAGATGTATTTCAAACTACGTACGGACAACACTAACTCAAAGTCGAAAAGTCAATATTAactgtacaaatattatgattatatttatatgcGTTATTCTACAATCTATTCAACGCAGCGATTACCAGAGAGGTAGGTCGATCATAGCGCAGATACGATTGGTGACGAATATCCAATCAAACAGTCGCGCTCCTCCCCACTCCACTCACCATCAGCCTCGAACTTCTCGGAACCAGCAGTGAGGTCGGTGAAGATGTCCCTCAGCGAGATGGAGCCGCGCACCGCCACCACGATGCTCTCGCGCTCGTGGTCCGCTATCACGCAGAACGGCAACTGGAATGAGGGACAAGCACCCGCTTTTAGAAACTACGTCATATAGTATTTACCTACATGACCAGAAGGGTTGACCGCGTTGCATCGCGTAGCCTCAaaagcgagcgcgacggagaccttttgtcacgtcttaactGCACGTGCACGTCCCAGTCCTGCTACAATTCTCGATAACTGGGTCATAACTACAGGCACTATAGGTACCGTCAGCCAGACTTAAAATAAGTCTGACATCAGGGATCCATAGACCAGTGGATCTAACCGCTGAAGCTAATGCCGCAGTACTCTAGGAAAGTGGAATGTGGAACAGACGCGGTGAGAAGATAGGGAAGCAGTTGCTGAGTATTAGGTGTGTTATAACGCGCgcacataaataaacaataggAAAATGGCGGCAGAGCGCAAGTTGCCACACGAGTCCGCCGTTCTACCTACATAGATCTAAACGACATGCCACACAATACGTTGGAGTGACGGACGGCCACGTAGCCCTAACGGTAACGTTTTATAACTGCTAACTGCACCTATCCAGAATCTAGCCCTATATGTGTACCTTCCGAAGATGAGACTAGTTCACGAGTTGCCCTCATCCAATTAATTAAACCTTCGCATTTATCCACTGCGCCTAAATTAAGCCGCTTAGCTAAGTAATTGTTCCGAGTTACACTATCCGTAAAAGCCTAATACATCCACTAGGCATGCCTGAAGCGATACGACAGTAAGGGTACTAATTACTTTAAttggtacctatacctactagcTACTACACGAGTATCATTGGCATGTAATCGATTACTAAGCTCTTACTAAAGTATGTACCTTTAACTAGTACAATGGTGTACTAAGGTACTTTTCTACCTAGTTAttatatatactatacattTAGGTACAGTGGAATAGACCTAGGAATTACTATGTAATCTGATTAAAACAAACTCAATAACTGTGGTAAATCGAAAAGTTCAacacaaaaatacataagaatttaataatattttggtatctcataaaaaaacagataAATATGCAAAACCATCGAATACAATCTGCTTAATCCATATTAAGTAGATTGTatttggtacctacctacagacATAGGCTTATTATTACTCTCTTTTAAAGattcattaaattattgtttatttgtaattttaaaacgCATCACTCGGATAAGAATCctcgaataaaaatatcaacatttttaaagttgatatttttattcgagGATCCGACTGCTTCGACCAAATGGTACACAAGTCCTTTGTGAAAGAAAATGCGACACTTCTCAGCTCATCCATCTTAGTTATCCCGACAGGCGCTTGTTAGAAGAAAAGTTTTTTATGGTTATTCACAGGAGGAAAATGTAGCAAAATAGTTTTTCAactcatataataatattattgagtTGCGCGAGGGGCAAAGTCGATCGATTCCTTGACATCACATTTTGGAAGCGTACCTAAACATTAAGGTAGTaaaggagtctacacaccaaacccgccgacacagcccggcggcttcGTGTCGGCGACCCAAACCCGCCAACCCGCCAACATGTGTCATGGGGCTGTGTCGGTGAGGTCGGCGGCAAGAAATCAGTACAAATTTTTTAGTACTTGCACGCGCGGGTACGAGTCGCCGACATGATTCTTGAAACAaagtcgccgacaccaagccgccgggctgtgtcggcgggtcggcgggtttggtgtgtagactccttaAGGGACGTTAACGGGTTCCATGACAGCATGATTAATATGAGGTAGGAAACtaggaattattattataagtaatgcTTGGTGGGAACTTACTTCAAACACATGGTTGTTGAAGGAAGCGAAGATAATATCGTCAGCTTCTAACTTGCTCATGTACTTGAAACCAGCGAAATGACACAAACAGCAGTTATCATCCGTCACTATTGTATTCTGAGGcctgcaaataaaaaaaatgtataagtCTAGGCAGTTAACacgaaaaaaatcacacatgTAGTAATAAAATGTAGAAACAAAACCTTATACGAGGTTAATGTGGAAAGAACAAAAAACATCCGGTTAGATGTTATCagggtaggtaaataataaaataaatagtccTCGACCTCTCCGTACATATGTGCAGGcgtgtaagtacataatgtatTTAACCGCCTACCTACGGAGCGTGCGTTAGGCTTATTTTGAAGCCTTGACATAAAGGAAGCAGTCTTATGCATTGTGCCAGATTCACTATACTGTACGCAACCCAGAAATAAACTACTAGTTAATGAAATGTTGGAGAAGTTAATGATGCGTGAAACACAGTATTAACAACTTATTGCAGTGATCACTTttcttgattaggtaaaactTAGGATCATATTCGTCATCAGCAGCTAACTTTATGTACACTACATTACCAATTTTAAAAGTGATAGAAAATTGTACTACTAAGTATAATAGTTCACTGCTTGAGATATGAATCTGTCTATGCACATTCCACCACTCTGACCAATCTTTCCCTACTCATTTAGAAGGCCAATAACGGCTAACTTGACAACCGTCTAGCTAGCGGGTTCTAGCGGGTGTAATAaaacccgagtccgcgttgttcattgtttaaaaatgatcTTAATCGATATCCACATAATCTTACCTGCAACAACAGCAAGTCAAATGCCTGGCCAGCTTGCAGAACCCCGTAAAACAATGCCTGTACAGGACATAGGGCCAGCCGTAGGCCGCGATCGACAGCCTCAGGTAATAGAACGCGTCTTCCAGATTCATCCAAGGGGGCGTTTCGGAGAATATCTTGCTGACGTCGGTGGTGTAGATGGGTTCCTCCTCGTTGATCATCTGTATCCGCCTCATCTCCCTGGTCTCCCGCTTCTGTCGGACCCTGAGCAGCACGCAGCCGGCCACCACGTCCGATGGGACCAGGTCCGTAGACCGGAATAGTGCACTCAGGAGAGCTGCGAATAATGATTTCTTGATTAGATCATGAACTCGGAATATAAGTATGAAATTAGACTTACGTAAAACACACTAAACAATAGAAAAAGGAAAGAAAGAGATCgccaaattaaaaacaatgaagTTATAAATGGCCCTAGTTAAATACCAAAACGTATTGTTACTCTTATTAGAGTTACTTCAAGCTGAACTCGTGGCTATCGATACTAACactggctggttatgattttaactattttattttctacacTAACTTGTTAGAAGAATTAAAAACAGTAAAGGAGGTTTCATATCATGAAAAAAACTAGATAAATCTCTTACCAGCAACCTGCTGGAACGCTTCCTTCCCGTGCTCATCCTTCTTCAGCCAGCAGAAGGCCCAGCGGAACCTTCTAGACCACAGCCCCGTGACCTTCCTGTGGTGGCGCACCTGGTTCGGCGTGTCCTGCATGTCCCCGTAGTTCACTGACCCGAGTGGGTCGAACACCATGAACAGACCGAATATAGTCAGTCCCAGTTGCACCCAGTTGAACAGGACTATACCTGCAGAATTACGATGAGTATTAATTGAGTgtttcttcatcatcagggtatgggtctccttccaataaaggaagggataaggtctagtccaccacgctggcctagtgcgggtgaATATTTCTTACTAAATATTAACCCCCGAATTTATAGAGCTTTTTGTCACGTTATGAATAttattgaatgaatgaaagttgATGAAAGTGTGTGATGCCGTAGGTATCGTTGAACTATCACGGGAAAACCTTTCAAGGTGAAGAAGCAGCTATTACCACGGGGTAATAACTTTACTAGTCACTACTATTGcatactacatacatacatacttacatactacCTCTGAATCTGAAACAGTCATGATAGACTTTATTCTTATTACTACTCACTCATCGTGACTACCTAtccttacatattatttttataataacagtTTATTCACTAAATATACATTGAAAATAATCTAGAGCATCCTcgtatttattgaaattatgagtaataaaataaataaataccctGGCTATTCAAAACGTTCTGATTATGCAGTATCATTCAATTAAAAAGCAATTATGACGTAATTAATTCATAGCACCCCAGTAAATGGTGGTGGGAGGCACACCGGagatttttaattaccttTCACTTAGATTGGTTTATGGGGGGTTCTCAATTAGTTTTATGGGTCGAGAGACCATTGAATTAATTTAGTTCAGTCCTGAAATAACTTTAGAGTATAGTGTAAACAAGTGAATATCATCGTTGTTgtattgaaattattttgtagGTTGCCAGGTTTACTTTTCATTGGATGCGATTCctttataaatatgattggtagatatattatttatttatttaactctttattgtacaaatattacaaataaaagcacaaagggtggacttaatgctaaaagcattttctgccagtcaacccgcagaaggtacaggaaaaatagataataaggtgtacaaaaaagaattaaaaaaaaaaggaaaagaatagtaaacctaagtcacttaatattatacctaattaacctatataaatatatatacaaatataccgatatacctacatataaacgTAAGTATCCAAGTCACATTTTTTTCGTATTTGACTATAATACCGTGTgtcgttgtttttttttatttgtttacgcttagattaacaatataacgAAGAAGATGGTgtatcacatacaaaaacaaagcaaaaactgtccgcattcAAAGTTTAGGGCGCCGTGCACCAAAGTGTTtgatctagatttagtgtctaatctcgatttaagaaacgtcagtccatataaattttaggcataaatcgagatttaacaccatgtctagatttaatatgttggtgcaagtggcccttaatgtcaaaccgttttaagttcaacctaatgacaactaTTGTACCACTGGATAACGTCACAAATCTTCTTACtgaactaatttaaattaatgtaaataagtgCTCAGTTGTAGAAgcggggtgttatttgtcgagacgttacTTTAGCACTGTCATTCCATCTTGTTCGCGtatcgttaatctaaggttGTACTCACTCTGTATGACGATGCTGGAGAACTTGTCCTGCACGGAGCAGTCGATGAGCTCGCAGAACATCCACATGGTGCCCATCACGTTCAGCGCCACCTCCGGCAGCACCAGCAGCACCCTGTAGACAGACCAGCctcagtatacagggtgttggaaACGCGACgcgtatattaaataaacataacttcattgtgcaataaaaacttaccccttattcatagagaagttacagaacgttttaactaatacactgttttgtccctctccgacaaagaacaattaaactgttttgtccctctccgacaaagaacaatttgacagagagggacgaaacagtttattagttaaaacgtcttgtaacttttatatgaataagggggttagccTATATAAATGGTGACGCCCTGACTCCTAGCTAGGATCGAGCAGCTGTATGTTAGGAGACAATGTCTTCCCAGAAATTATGCAAAGTTTTGACGCCTAAATAAAGCCACAAACAATATAGCAACTAATCATGACATACCGTAGATCGGTTCGAgattataaaagtttcagtatgttttaTGAACATATCGCCTGGTTGCATTGCAGAGTGTGCAAACATGTGCATAGATATACCTAGTTCGTAAACATACCTCTCCTTAAGCGCTCACAAACAGATTGCTCCAACGAACTACATAATACTTCCAAACTTTGGATAAACAGGATTAAATGGAGCACTTTAGAATCTATGAGACACACCAACTTTGCTTTGAGTGGCTCAGCCTGTTTAGTTAGACGaggcaaataaaatatatctacCCCTACAGTTTACGTTTATATACAAAATGCTAACATTACTAACTGTGCCATAAAATTTCGGAATTCTCGCTCTTCTGAGATCCAGAACTACACCACTCCGAATAACTCCACTAACTCTGGGTTAAGTTCTGTTCAAGTGATGTGGCAAGTGGGTCATTTATGGTAGATACGAGTACTAACTGGTAATAATGTCCTTCCGGTGCCTGGCTCTGTCATAAAAAGTTTACAGCCCGGTTATCCAGTCTCCCCATTTAATGCGTTTTGTTAGACTGACTGAGAAGCTGAGGAAAAACTTTAATTCGCTGAAAATTATGTACGTACCTGTACGTACAATAATTCTGAACTAGATCCACATTCATAATTGTATTGAtgtgtaaattaaatttatgaataaacgaTTGAAATTGAATAAGTAGCTAAGTTCTTCCTTCCGGTCGgtgttttcataatattaattgAAAAATGTCAATATACAAACTCGTTCAATATATTTAAACTCGGGATCATACAATAGCACCCGTCTATCCCCGTGCCCTCCTATCAGTCAGCGTCACGACACAACCCCCCCCCCTAACCCCCGAAAAGTAATTTAGCAGGTTCGGAGGTCAGAACTGGGAGTAAACAAATCCGAATCGGAAAGTTAATCGATGTTTAAACCACATCCACATTGTTGTATCGCTCCAGCCACAGAGTCTGGCTATCATTTAGTTTAGATAAATTGATGTTCCTTAATTCACCAACCACATGACACAGATAACTGAATAATTCCTTACACAACGTAACCCATAGAAGTTTGTGGTAGAActgtcattatcatcatcagccaataatcatccactgcaccacaacactcggtcctcggccttcctcatccgaccactaccggctacccgcctaaggtcgccagtccagcgggcaggagggtgtcccacgctgcgtttacctgttcgtggtctccactcgagaactagTCTACCCCAACgtttatcggttcttcggcagatatgaccagcccactgccacttcagcttgcatattttgacagcgatgtcggtaaccttattcctctgacggataacctcatttctgatacgatccatcagagaaaccccatgcccagctctctccatagcacgctgagcgactttaaatcggtggaccagcaTTGCTATCACATAACTCTGAAAGACATTGAACTTTGAAAGAAAGCGCTGTCCAATGGCTATTGCTTTGGTGGTATCACATAACATTTGTGAATGGTAGAGTGAACGACTGGCTTTGCCAAACTGAAAGCCATTTGACCGTAAATACACTTGTGCAatatttgttttcagacaTACCGTTGCGTTTTGTTCTCAAATGACATAATAGTTTAGATAGAAAAAAATCAGTCcagaataaattatattcattaaatctttaaataaagatgatatCGAGCGATTATTTATCTTATAGATACtataagataaatatttataatttttttacgattaataatttattattttcaacataattatttataatggtTAAACAAACCGCTTTGCTAAATGTCAATTACACCCAACATAAACAACTAAGTTTTCGCCAATTTTCGAATTTTCGTGTTTTCTTTTATCTGAAGTGTTTTCCACGTGTTTTCCTCTTTGTTTGAAATATATACGAGTATTTATATACTGCCGGAGCCGGATTTTATgcaaaaagtaagtaaagtttAGTTTGTACAACATATTTTCATTGTAGAATCATGCTACCTACTTTAATATGAAAATCacttaaaattacatttactaAATAACTTTCAATAGTGCACCTTTGCCTACCCCGTTAAGGAGCAGAGGCGTAGATGTGACTGTTTATGTTAAGTAgggttataaatacctaaggtatttcattaatatttttaaaatatgttagtGTCTGCCCTTTGATTAGTGCCTGCCATAAAGATGGTTTGAGACGAGCTAGCTCGGATTTTATGTGGTccattaaaaaataagtaatgtaacatataatttttattttcagctgTCGGAAG is a window from the Plutella xylostella chromosome 10, ilPluXylo3.1, whole genome shotgun sequence genome containing:
- the LOC105396064 gene encoding diacylglycerol lipase-beta isoform X4; the protein is MPALRLLGRKWLAASDDLVFPSIFELLFRFVWLVLIALVVEVIFPVTWQCRSEGWSGGSFVRGYLCGTLALQAVLMLLLAGLAQQSARGTIADVDARRYVAPLLLVKVLLVLPEVALNVMGTMWMFCELIDCSVQDKFSSIVIQSIVLFNWVQLGLTIFGLFMVFDPLGSVNYGDMQDTPNQVRHHRKVTGLWSRRFRWAFCWLKKDEHGKEAFQQVAALLSALFRSTDLVPSDVVAGCVLLRVRQKRETREMRRIQMINEEEPIYTTDVSKIFSETPPWMNLEDAFYYLRLSIAAYGWPYVLYRHCFTGFCKLARHLTCCCCRPQNTIVTDDNCCLCHFAGFKYMSKLEADDIIFASFNNHVFELPFCVIADHERESIVVAVRGSISLRDIFTDLTAGSEKFEADGLPEDTAAHKGMSMGAAKLLKRLSPVLDRAFQQFPHYDLILTGHSLGAGVAVLVALKLRPKYPHLKVFAFSTPAGLISREAARYTESFVLTVGVGDDLVMRLSVHSIENLRTKVIQTIHATKLPKYRIMLNGFGYALFGVPARDLESTWRRPEELEAPPSDDSSDALLIQSVSTEAALLSRNVFARRFSSARLFTAGRILHIVRRKRMGIEKKVRTQEPTYEMRWACPEDFMELQVMPRMLLDHLPENVYDTIETVLNERQSYRVTHI
- the LOC105396064 gene encoding diacylglycerol lipase-beta isoform X1 translates to MPALRLLGRKWLAASDDLVFPSIFELLFRFVWLVLIALVVEVIFPVTWQCRSEGWSGGSFVRGYLCGTLALQAVLMLLLAGLAQQSARGTIADVDARRYVAPLLLVKVLLVLPEVALNVMGTMWMFCELIDCSVQDKFSSIVIQSIVLFNWVQLGLTIFGLFMVFDPLGSVNYGDMQDTPNQVRHHRKVTGLWSRRFRWAFCWLKKDEHGKEAFQQVAALLSALFRSTDLVPSDVVAGCVLLRVRQKRETREMRRIQMINEEEPIYTTDVSKIFSETPPWMNLEDAFYYLRLSIAAYGWPYVLYRHCFTGFCKLARHLTCCCCRPQNTIVTDDNCCLCHFAGFKYMSKLEADDIIFASFNNHVFELPFCVIADHERESIVVAVRGSISLRDIFTDLTAGSEKFEADGLPEDTAAHKGMSMGAAKLLKRLSPVLDRAFQQFPHYDLILTGHSLGAGVAVLVALKLRPKYPHLKVFAFSTPAGLISREAARYTESFVLTVGVGDDLVMRLSVHSIENLRTKVIQTIHATKLPKYRIMLNGFGYALFGVPARDLESTWRRPEELEAPPSDDSSDALLIQSVSTVSAEAALLSRNVFARRFSSARLFTAGRILHIVRRKRMGIENPNGTEEREETERKVRTQEPTYEMRWACPEDFMELQVMPRMLLDHLPENVYDTIETVLNERQSYRVTHI
- the LOC105396064 gene encoding diacylglycerol lipase-beta isoform X2, coding for MPALRLLGRKWLAASDDLVFPSIFELLFRFVWLVLIALVVEVIFPVTWQCRSEGWSGGSFVRGYLCGTLALQAVLMLLLAGLAQQSARGTIADVDARRYVAPLLLVKVLLVLPEVALNVMGTMWMFCELIDCSVQDKFSSIVIQSIVLFNWVQLGLTIFGLFMVFDPLGSVNYGDMQDTPNQVRHHRKVTGLWSRRFRWAFCWLKKDEHGKEAFQQVAALLSALFRSTDLVPSDVVAGCVLLRVRQKRETREMRRIQMINEEEPIYTTDVSKIFSETPPWMNLEDAFYYLRLSIAAYGWPYVLYRHCFTGFCKLARHLTCCCCRPQNTIVTDDNCCLCHFAGFKYMSKLEADDIIFASFNNHVFELPFCVIADHERESIVVAVRGSISLRDIFTDLTAGSEKFEADGLPEDTAAHKGMSMGAAKLLKRLSPVLDRAFQQFPHYDLILTGHSLGAGVAVLVALKLRPKYPHLKVFAFSTPAGLISREAARYTESFVLTVGVGDDLVMRLSVHSIENLRTKVIQTIHATKLPKYRIMLNGFGYALFGVPARDLESTWRRPEELEAPPSDDSSDALLIQSVSTEAALLSRNVFARRFSSARLFTAGRILHIVRRKRMGIENPNGTEEREETERKVRTQEPTYEMRWACPEDFMELQVMPRMLLDHLPENVYDTIETVLNERQSYRVTHI
- the LOC105396064 gene encoding diacylglycerol lipase-beta isoform X3, whose translation is MPALRLLGRKWLAASDDLVFPSIFELLFRFVWLVLIALVVEVIFPVTWQCRSEGWSGGSFVRGYLCGTLALQAVLMLLLAGLAQQSARGTIADVDARRYVAPLLLVKVLLVLPEVALNVMGTMWMFCELIDCSVQDKFSSIVIQSIVLFNWVQLGLTIFGLFMVFDPLGSVNYGDMQDTPNQVRHHRKVTGLWSRRFRWAFCWLKKDEHGKEAFQQVAALLSALFRSTDLVPSDVVAGCVLLRVRQKRETREMRRIQMINEEEPIYTTDVSKIFSETPPWMNLEDAFYYLRLSIAAYGWPYVLYRHCFTGFCKLARHLTCCCCRPQNTIVTDDNCCLCHFAGFKYMSKLEADDIIFASFNNHVFELPFCVIADHERESIVVAVRGSISLRDIFTDLTAGSEKFEADGLPEDTAAHKGMSMGAAKLLKRLSPVLDRAFQQFPHYDLILTGHSLGAGVAVLVALKLRPKYPHLKVFAFSTPAGLISREAARYTESFVLTVGVGDDLVMRLSVHSIENLRTKVIQTIHATKLPKYRIMLNGFGYALFGVPARDLESTWRRPEELEAPPSDDSSDALLIQSVSTVSAEAALLSRNVFARRFSSARLFTAGRILHIVRRKRMGIEKKVRTQEPTYEMRWACPEDFMELQVMPRMLLDHLPENVYDTIETVLNERQSYRVTHI